From a region of the Triticum aestivum cultivar Chinese Spring chromosome 7D, IWGSC CS RefSeq v2.1, whole genome shotgun sequence genome:
- the LOC123169510 gene encoding amino acid transporter AVT6A: MGVGNGSADVNQQTARNEIRDETAPLLPVKVEEEGFHEFNGASFSGAVFNLSTTIVGAGIMALPASIKMLGLIPGLLMIIFVALLTEASIDMLIRCSHQGKITSYGWLMGEAYGQWGRIALQASVVINNIGVMIVYMIIIGDVLSGTSSGGIHHRGILEGWFGAHLWNSRAIVLLVTTLFVFAPLVSFKRLDSLSYTSALSVALAVVFVVITAGIAIIKVINGTVAMPKLFPEIDDLSSVWKLFTAVPVLVTAYICHYNVHSIDNELEDKTQTKPIVRTSLALCSSVYIATSFFAYLLFGDGTLDDVLANFDSNLGIPFSSVFNDVVRVSYAAHVMLVFPIVFFALRLNLDGLLFPTSRHISYDNKRFTIITISLLVVIYTAAIFIPSIWDAFQFTGATAAVLIGFIFPAMVILRDPYGIATKRDKILAVTMIVLAVVSNSVALYSDAMNIFRRKEVA; encoded by the exons ATGGGTGTCGGGAATGGATCAGCAGACGTGAACCAGCAGACGGCGCGCAATGAAATACGAGATGAGACCGCGCCGCTTCTTCCGGTCAAGGTGGAGGAGGAGGGATTCCATGAGTTTAATGGAGCTTCATTCTCCGGGGCAGTTTTCAATCTCTCGACCACCATCGTTGGTGCTGGAATCATGGCCTTGCCAGCAAGCATCAAGATGCTGGGCCTCATCCCTGGCCTTCTGATGATCATCTTTGTGGCACTGCTCACAGAGGCATCCATTGACATGCTTATCAGGTGCAGCCACCAAGGAAAGATCACGTCATATGGGTGGCTGATGGGTGAGGCATATGGACAATGGGGGAGGATTGCGCTGCAGGCCTCTGTGGTTATAAACAACATCGGCGTGATGATTGTTTACATGATTATCATTG GTGATGTATTATCTGGAACGTCGTCAGGCGGTATTCATCATCGTGGCATATTGGAGGGCTGGTTTGGAGCACATTTGTGGAATTCTCGCGCCATTGTTCTTCTTGTGACAACTCTTTTCGTGTTTGCTCCATTGGTGAGCTTTAAACGATTGG ATTCACTGAGCTACACATCTGCCCTATCAGTTGCTCTCGCTGTGGTTTTTGTTGTTATTACTGCTGGGATTGCCATAATCAAAGTCATCAATGGAACTGTAGCAATGCCCAAGCTTTTCCCAGAAATAGATGATCTTAGTTCTGTCTGGAAGCTTTTTACGGCTGTCCCTGTCCTTGTCACTGCATATATCTGCCACTATAATG TTCACAGCATTGACAATGAGCTTGAGGATAAAACACAAACTAAACCAATTGTGCGAACATCACTGGCCCTTTGCTCCAGTGTTTACATTGCCACAAGTTTCTTTGCTTATCTTCTCTTTGGAGATGGTACACTGGATGATGTGCTCGCCAACTTCGATTCAAATCTTGGCATTCCTTTCAGCTCTGTCTTCAATGACGTAGTCAGAGTGAGCTATGCTGCGCACGTCATGCTTGTCTTCCCCATCGTCTTCTTTGCCCTTAGGCTCAACTTGGATGGGCTACTCTTTCCCACGTCGAGGCACATTTCTTATGACAATAAGAGATTTACAATCataaccatctcactcctcgtgGTTATTTATACTGCTGCCATCTTCATACCAAGCATTTGGGATGCATTCCAGTTTACTGGTGCCACAGCTGCCGTTTTGATTGGTTTTATCTTTCCTGCCATGGTCATATTAAG GGATCCTTATGGAATCGCAACCAAGCGTGACAAGATATTGGCTGTAACCATGATCGTGCTTGCTGTTGTCTCAAACTCTGTTGCCCTATACAGTGATGCGATGAACATCTTCCGTAGGAAAGAGGTAGCCTGA